One Acropora palmata chromosome 2, jaAcrPala1.3, whole genome shotgun sequence genomic window carries:
- the LOC141867166 gene encoding adenosine receptor A2b-like isoform X2, producing the protein MIRSMENTTLNQTGGNLLVIIAFLTTPKLKTKTNYFIFSLAIADLLVGLFSVPLWIYVVLSLDFSSLLYQYYKLADTLSGSSSILHLTCVSVERCYAIVAPLKHRKIRKVTIYSGIVLSWLLAIFSAALLKIMISKWTDIPVFITFAFFIVPLILIIAAYITIFITARKSFQGQRKMSLKRELHIAYTVALITGVFVICWLPFFLTILLFKWCGVKCAEFVYDMRVIMIVKILHYGNSALNPIVYAVKNRNFNHAFKMILKKLFFQNSYSRHLVMNSPCQNTMRSHFDSRPAKTMAVMSLHNSEEEVQEMTTGTTTTSPQINDLIG; encoded by the exons ATGATACGCTCAATGGAGAATACTACTCTGAATCAAACTGGAG gAAATTTGTTGGTGATCATTGCGTTTCTAACGACTCCTAAGctaaaaacaaagacaaactatttcatattttccttGGCCATAGCTGATCTTCTGGTAGGATTATTTTCCGTTCCGTTGTGGATTTATGTTGTTTTGAGCCTGGACTTTTCGAGTCTACTGTATCAGTATTACAAGTTAGCGGATACTCTATCGGGTTCTTCTTCCATTCTTCATTTGACATGCGTCAGCGTGGAACGATGTTATGCAATTGTGGCGCCCTTGAAACACAGAAAGATTCGCAAAG TAACAATCTATAGTGGCATTGTTCTGTCGTGGTTGCTGGCCATTTTTAGCGCGGCTCTCCTGAAGATCATGATCTCCAAATGGACGGATATCCCCGTCTTCATCACATTTGCGTTTTTCATCGTTCCTTTAATCCTGATAATCGCGGCTTACATCACCATCTTTATTACCGCCAGGAAGAGTTTCCAGGGGCAGAGAAAGATGTCTTTGAAAAGG GAACTTCACATAGCCTATACAGTTGCGTTAATAACAGGCGTTTTTGTCATCTGTTGGCTGCCTTTCTTCTTGAccattttattattcaaatggTGCGGTGTAAAGTGCGCGGAATTTGTCTATGACATGCGCGTTATTATGATTGTCAAAATACTTCACTACGGTAACTCGGCCCTAAACCCCATTGTTTACGCGGTCAAGAATCGCAACTTCAATCACGCCTTCAAGATGATTCTAAAAAAGTTGTTCTTTCAAAACTCCTACAGCAGGCATCTGGTAATGAACTCTCCCTGTCAAAACACCATGCGATCTCATTTTGATTCCAGACCGGCAAAGACAATGGCTGTCATGTCATTGCATAATAGTGAAGAGGAAGTTCAAGAAATGACGACGGGAACGACAACGACAtcaccacaaatcaatgatttgattggttga
- the LOC141867166 gene encoding adenosine receptor A2b-like isoform X1: MIRSMENTTLNQTGGTKLGSFVSIPPIWAYSSVAVCSVITFLIVTGNLLVIIAFLTTPKLKTKTNYFIFSLAIADLLVGLFSVPLWIYVVLSLDFSSLLYQYYKLADTLSGSSSILHLTCVSVERCYAIVAPLKHRKIRKVTIYSGIVLSWLLAIFSAALLKIMISKWTDIPVFITFAFFIVPLILIIAAYITIFITARKSFQGQRKMSLKRELHIAYTVALITGVFVICWLPFFLTILLFKWCGVKCAEFVYDMRVIMIVKILHYGNSALNPIVYAVKNRNFNHAFKMILKKLFFQNSYSRHLVMNSPCQNTMRSHFDSRPAKTMAVMSLHNSEEEVQEMTTGTTTTSPQINDLIG, encoded by the exons ATGATACGCTCAATGGAGAATACTACTCTGAATCAAACTGGAGGTACTAAACTTGGATCCTTTGTCTCAATTCCGCCGATTTGGGCGTATTCCAGTGTAGCGGTATGCTCCGTTATTACGTTTCTCATTGTCACgg gAAATTTGTTGGTGATCATTGCGTTTCTAACGACTCCTAAGctaaaaacaaagacaaactatttcatattttccttGGCCATAGCTGATCTTCTGGTAGGATTATTTTCCGTTCCGTTGTGGATTTATGTTGTTTTGAGCCTGGACTTTTCGAGTCTACTGTATCAGTATTACAAGTTAGCGGATACTCTATCGGGTTCTTCTTCCATTCTTCATTTGACATGCGTCAGCGTGGAACGATGTTATGCAATTGTGGCGCCCTTGAAACACAGAAAGATTCGCAAAG TAACAATCTATAGTGGCATTGTTCTGTCGTGGTTGCTGGCCATTTTTAGCGCGGCTCTCCTGAAGATCATGATCTCCAAATGGACGGATATCCCCGTCTTCATCACATTTGCGTTTTTCATCGTTCCTTTAATCCTGATAATCGCGGCTTACATCACCATCTTTATTACCGCCAGGAAGAGTTTCCAGGGGCAGAGAAAGATGTCTTTGAAAAGG GAACTTCACATAGCCTATACAGTTGCGTTAATAACAGGCGTTTTTGTCATCTGTTGGCTGCCTTTCTTCTTGAccattttattattcaaatggTGCGGTGTAAAGTGCGCGGAATTTGTCTATGACATGCGCGTTATTATGATTGTCAAAATACTTCACTACGGTAACTCGGCCCTAAACCCCATTGTTTACGCGGTCAAGAATCGCAACTTCAATCACGCCTTCAAGATGATTCTAAAAAAGTTGTTCTTTCAAAACTCCTACAGCAGGCATCTGGTAATGAACTCTCCCTGTCAAAACACCATGCGATCTCATTTTGATTCCAGACCGGCAAAGACAATGGCTGTCATGTCATTGCATAATAGTGAAGAGGAAGTTCAAGAAATGACGACGGGAACGACAACGACAtcaccacaaatcaatgatttgattggttga
- the LOC141867238 gene encoding uncharacterized protein LOC141867238, whose product MPPVIFSKSASMAGAGAAAAGYCHEVCSKLTQAIMEIVNSSHFVNKEFAERSLNLTQAYCLLWQESKDGAVDGKMELRAGAVSAAIVDLIVLDKIEIESEPKSCLGFKYENALLKVKSESPTGTFLDDALFDKILEKHEKSPEKPKEVQHYMENDIWKFNSEKTCAYKTLANLVELGILDKKKTFFGKKYPTLNPEPEAALVKEIRQVALENATPDAYIRALLLIMRCVDNFFMLSDPLLRRHFSKDEYKPAKERIKSLVGLGK is encoded by the exons ATGCCACCagttatattttcaaaatcagcaAGCATGGCCGGTGCTGGGGCGGCTGCAGCGGGCTATTGCCATGAGGTTTGCAGCAAACTCACTCAAGCTATCATGGAGATAGTGAATTCGAGTCACTTTGTCAACAAGGAGTTTGCTGAGAGGTCACTCAATCTCACACAAGCCTACTGCTTGCTTTGGCAAGAGTCTAAAGATGGCGCGGTCGACGGGAAAATGGAGCTTCGAGCCGGAGCTGTCAGTGCTGCTATTGTGGATTTGATAGTGCTTGACAAGATAGAAATCGAAAGTGAGCCGAAATCATGCCTGGGTTTTAAATATGAGAATGCACTGTTGAAG GTGAAGAGTGAGTCTCCAACTGGAACATTTTTAGACGACGCcctttttgacaaaatattgGAGAAACATGAAAAGTCACCAGAGAAGCCTAAGGAAGTTCAGCATTACATGGAAAATGATATTTGGAAATTCAACTCTGAGAAGACCTGCGCTTACAAAACGCTGGCTAATCTTGTGGAACTGGGCATTCTTGACAAGAAAAAGACgttttttggaaaaaagtaTCCAACTTTGAACCCAG AGCCTGAAGCCGCCTTGGTAAAGGAGATCCGCCAAGTGGCGTTGGAAAATGCCACTCCAGATGCATACATCCGGGCGTTACTGTTGATCATGCGTTGTGTGGATAACTTTTTCATGTTGTCGGACCCTCTACTGAGACGGCATTTCTCTAAAGATGAGTACAAGCCAGCCAAAGAGAGAATCAAAAGCTTGGTTGGCCTTGGAAAATAG